One segment of Thermoanaerobacter kivui DNA contains the following:
- the cobA gene encoding uroporphyrinogen-III C-methyltransferase, giving the protein MSGIVYLIGAGPGDIGLLTLKAVELIKNADVLVYDRLINEDILKMAKKDAELIDVGKFPHNHKVPQSKINEIIAQKALCGKKVARIKGGDPFVFGRGGEEAEYLSRKGIPYEVVPGITSAIAVLSYAGIPVTHRELSSSFHIITGHEWEGKDKNLDWEVISKLDGTLVFLMGIKNIEKIVKKLLYYGKDPNTPTAVVMEGTTPNQKAVTGKLIDIPRLVLKEGIKNPAVIAVGDVVALRDRLKWYENKKLFGKRILLARTYEQSQQMKKILSKEGADVVVCPTIKITPFLDNIVKFLEEIHKFDYAVFTSVNGVWSFIEAVREKRFDLRNLSIKVVAIGSKTAEALENIFIYPDIIPEEYTSYSLANVLKKHADGKNIALLTSQIGGDILMESLEDCANVQKIVAYKNEPNYELKEKLISELRKGIDIAVFTSSSTFNYMYQLIGDEINLLKNSKIAAIGPVTKKAIEEKGFNVNIMPSEYTTEKLIEEILKNHQSL; this is encoded by the coding sequence ATGTCAGGGATTGTGTATTTGATAGGAGCAGGACCTGGAGATATTGGGCTTTTGACTTTAAAAGCGGTCGAATTGATAAAAAATGCAGATGTGCTGGTGTATGACAGGCTAATTAATGAAGATATTTTAAAAATGGCAAAAAAAGATGCAGAGCTTATTGATGTTGGAAAGTTTCCGCATAATCACAAAGTACCTCAAAGTAAAATAAACGAAATAATTGCCCAAAAAGCTCTTTGTGGCAAAAAAGTAGCAAGAATTAAAGGAGGAGACCCATTTGTATTTGGTAGAGGTGGCGAAGAAGCCGAATACCTTTCGCGAAAAGGAATACCTTATGAGGTAGTGCCAGGAATAACATCTGCGATAGCTGTTTTATCTTATGCAGGGATTCCTGTAACCCATAGAGAGTTAAGTTCGTCATTTCACATAATAACAGGCCATGAATGGGAAGGGAAAGATAAAAACCTCGATTGGGAGGTAATATCAAAACTCGATGGGACACTTGTATTTCTCATGGGGATAAAAAATATAGAAAAAATTGTGAAAAAACTTCTCTATTACGGGAAAGACCCTAACACACCTACAGCAGTAGTAATGGAAGGCACTACTCCAAACCAAAAAGCTGTGACTGGGAAACTGATTGATATTCCACGACTTGTACTAAAAGAAGGAATAAAAAATCCTGCAGTTATCGCTGTAGGAGATGTTGTAGCATTAAGGGATAGATTAAAATGGTACGAAAACAAAAAGCTTTTTGGGAAAAGGATTTTGCTTGCAAGGACCTATGAACAATCACAGCAGATGAAAAAAATTTTGAGTAAAGAGGGAGCAGATGTTGTTGTTTGTCCTACTATTAAAATCACGCCCTTTTTAGATAATATAGTAAAGTTTTTAGAAGAGATACATAAATTCGATTATGCTGTATTTACAAGTGTAAATGGCGTTTGGAGTTTTATTGAAGCTGTTAGAGAAAAAAGGTTTGATTTAAGAAATTTAAGTATTAAAGTAGTAGCGATAGGAAGTAAGACTGCGGAAGCTTTAGAAAATATTTTTATATATCCAGATATAATTCCTGAGGAATATACCTCATACTCTTTGGCAAATGTCCTTAAAAAACATGCTGATGGAAAAAACATTGCTCTTTTGACATCTCAAATAGGCGGGGATATATTGATGGAAAGTCTTGAAGATTGTGCTAATGTACAAAAAATTGTCGCATATAAAAATGAACCAAATTATGAATTAAAGGAAAAGCTTATAAGTGAACTCCGCAAAGGAATAGATATTGCTGTATTTACAAGTTCCTCTACTTTTAATTATATGTATCAATTAATAGGAGACGAAATAAATCTTCTAAAAAACTCTAAAATAGCTGCAATAGGACCTGTAACAAAAAAAGCTATAGAGGAGAAAGGTTTTAATGTAAATATAATGCCAAGTGAATACACAACGGAAAAACTTATTGAAGAAATATTAAAAAACCATCAGAGTCTATAA
- the hemB gene encoding porphobilinogen synthase, translating to MDLVKRPRRLRINSIVRDMVRETSLDIKDLIYPLFVVQGDNIKEEIDSMPGVYHFSIDLLIEEVKEVRDVGIPAILLFGVPSYKDKLGSEAYSEEGIVQKAVRKIKEKVPEIVVITDVCMCGYTIHGHCGIVENGQVLNDKTVDYIAKIALSHVEAGADIVAPSDMMDGRVAAIRKLLDSKGFVNTPIMAYSAKYASSFYGPFREAANSAPQFGDRKSYQMDYGNSNEALREIALDIEEGADIVMVKPALSYLDIIRRVKDNFNIPIAAYNVSGEYSMVKAAAKMGWIDEKSVVLEILTSIKRAGADMIITYFAKDVAKWFTTL from the coding sequence ATGGATTTAGTAAAAAGACCGCGAAGGCTTAGAATAAATAGCATTGTAAGGGATATGGTGAGAGAAACTTCTTTGGATATAAAAGACCTTATATATCCTCTTTTTGTTGTGCAAGGAGATAATATAAAAGAAGAGATAGATTCAATGCCGGGTGTTTACCATTTTTCTATAGATTTGCTTATAGAAGAAGTCAAAGAAGTGCGTGACGTTGGAATTCCTGCTATTTTACTTTTTGGTGTGCCTTCATATAAAGATAAATTGGGGTCAGAGGCTTATAGTGAGGAAGGCATCGTTCAAAAAGCGGTGAGAAAAATAAAAGAAAAAGTACCAGAAATTGTAGTAATAACAGATGTGTGTATGTGTGGATATACAATTCATGGGCATTGTGGTATTGTTGAAAATGGCCAAGTTCTAAATGACAAAACAGTAGACTACATTGCTAAAATAGCCTTGTCCCATGTGGAAGCAGGAGCGGATATTGTAGCGCCTTCTGACATGATGGATGGAAGAGTAGCTGCCATAAGAAAGCTTTTAGATAGTAAAGGATTTGTAAATACACCTATTATGGCTTACAGTGCTAAATACGCTTCCTCTTTTTATGGACCTTTTAGAGAAGCAGCTAATTCCGCCCCACAATTTGGCGACAGAAAGTCTTATCAAATGGACTATGGGAACTCCAATGAAGCCTTAAGAGAAATAGCTCTTGACATTGAAGAAGGAGCAGATATTGTCATGGTAAAGCCGGCACTTTCTTATCTTGATATTATAAGGCGGGTAAAGGATAATTTTAACATTCCTATTGCTGCTTATAATGTAAGTGGAGAATATTCAATGGTAAAGGCGGCAGCTAAGATGGGTTGGATTGATGAAAAATCGGTAGTCTTAGAAATACTCACTTCAATTAAAAGGGCAGGGGCAGATATGATTATAACCTACTTTGCAAAGGATGTTGCAAAATGGTTTACTACCCTGTAA
- the hemC gene encoding hydroxymethylbilane synthase produces the protein MKKVIRVGTRSSELALKQTEMVINEIKKFRQDFEFEIVRITTQGDKLIDKPVNEIGGKGVFVKEIESALLKGEIDMAVHSMKDMPYEIPEKLKLMAVLKREDPKDVFISRDGTRFMNLKKGAKIGTSSLRRQVQLKALRPDIEIVSIRGNIKTRLKKMEELNLDGIVLAAAGLHRLGFENVITEYFPPDVVVPAPCQGILAVEIAENFEDIFQEFYSHIVDVKTLFEASVERKLLKTFGLDCRQPFGAYAQYGKENDGEKINIKIAYQKENKLLKGEVTGLIDETDKMIEKLIKEFGGL, from the coding sequence ATGAAAAAAGTTATAAGAGTTGGGACAAGGTCAAGCGAATTGGCTTTAAAGCAAACTGAAATGGTTATAAATGAAATAAAAAAGTTTAGGCAGGATTTTGAATTTGAAATAGTAAGGATCACTACACAAGGAGATAAATTAATTGACAAACCTGTAAACGAAATAGGCGGTAAAGGAGTTTTTGTAAAAGAAATAGAAAGTGCATTGTTAAAAGGCGAAATTGACATGGCAGTCCACAGCATGAAGGACATGCCTTATGAAATACCTGAAAAGCTCAAACTCATGGCAGTTTTAAAAAGAGAAGACCCAAAAGATGTGTTTATTTCAAGAGATGGGACGCGATTTATGAATTTAAAAAAAGGGGCTAAAATTGGGACCAGCAGTTTAAGAAGGCAAGTGCAGCTTAAAGCTTTAAGGCCAGATATAGAAATTGTTTCAATAAGAGGGAATATAAAGACGAGACTCAAAAAAATGGAGGAATTAAACCTTGATGGCATTGTTTTGGCAGCGGCGGGTTTGCACAGGTTAGGATTTGAGAATGTTATTACTGAGTATTTTCCACCTGATGTAGTTGTGCCGGCACCCTGTCAGGGAATTCTTGCAGTAGAAATTGCGGAAAATTTTGAGGATATCTTTCAAGAGTTTTATTCACACATTGTTGATGTAAAAACGCTTTTTGAAGCTTCTGTTGAAAGAAAACTTTTAAAAACCTTTGGATTAGATTGCAGACAGCCTTTTGGTGCCTATGCCCAATATGGAAAAGAGAATGATGGAGAAAAAATAAACATAAAAATTGCTTATCAAAAAGAGAATAAACTTTTAAAAGGTGAAGTGACTGGTTTAATTGACGAAACCGATAAAATGATAGAAAAGCTTATTAAAGAATTTGGAGGTTTATGA
- the hemA gene encoding glutamyl-tRNA reductase — protein MDINNIKMVGIGKDVPLELREKVSFKDIEDALIKLKELGLEEVVILSTCHRSEIYYYSQKISPQQVKNFFIKYFDLKEDFLTYLHQVCGLEAVEHIFRVACGLESMVVGEDQILSQVKEAINTAQVFNSAGKILFKLFRDAVTLGKRARADTGIKDLALSISYIAVKFVQEVFNDIAGKKAFVIGLGEMGQKAIKNLIDKGADVFVTNRTFSKAIELKEQVPEIHIVPYEQKYQYIASSDIVISATNAPHYTVDYDKFKQAYNGRKICMVDIALPRDIDPRIGQLEGVSLYTIDDLKRTAEENKKERLSLIGVIEKMVKEEVKEFDKWYKTLEIEPYIKEVSRYAYEVYNAEYKRIINKLTNASEKDKENIKIALKRVANKMANKMIMHLKSNAY, from the coding sequence GTGGACATAAACAATATTAAAATGGTGGGAATAGGCAAAGATGTTCCTTTAGAGTTGAGAGAAAAAGTCTCTTTTAAGGATATTGAAGATGCTTTAATAAAATTAAAAGAATTGGGGTTGGAGGAGGTTGTAATACTTTCTACCTGTCACAGGAGTGAGATTTACTATTACTCACAAAAAATAAGTCCACAACAAGTAAAAAATTTTTTTATTAAATACTTTGATTTAAAAGAGGATTTTTTAACATACTTACACCAAGTTTGCGGACTTGAGGCAGTAGAACATATTTTTAGAGTTGCCTGTGGACTTGAATCTATGGTAGTAGGTGAAGACCAAATACTGTCACAGGTGAAGGAGGCTATAAACACTGCGCAGGTCTTTAATTCTGCCGGAAAGATACTTTTTAAACTCTTTAGAGATGCAGTAACTCTCGGCAAAAGAGCCCGTGCCGATACTGGCATAAAAGATTTAGCTTTATCGATAAGCTATATTGCAGTTAAATTTGTTCAGGAGGTTTTTAATGACATAGCAGGCAAAAAAGCTTTTGTGATAGGTCTTGGTGAGATGGGGCAAAAAGCCATAAAAAATCTTATAGATAAAGGTGCTGATGTATTTGTCACAAACAGGACTTTTTCAAAAGCTATTGAACTAAAGGAGCAAGTTCCTGAGATACACATTGTGCCTTATGAACAAAAATATCAGTACATTGCCAGTAGTGATATTGTAATAAGTGCTACAAACGCACCTCACTACACAGTGGATTATGATAAATTCAAGCAAGCATATAACGGTAGAAAAATTTGTATGGTGGATATAGCTCTTCCAAGGGATATAGACCCGAGGATAGGACAACTAGAAGGGGTGAGCCTTTATACTATTGACGATTTAAAGAGGACGGCGGAGGAAAACAAAAAAGAGAGACTTTCCCTTATCGGAGTAATTGAAAAAATGGTGAAAGAGGAAGTTAAAGAATTTGACAAATGGTACAAAACCCTTGAAATAGAGCCTTATATAAAAGAAGTAAGTAGATATGCCTATGAAGTTTATAATGCAGAATATAAAAGGATTATAAATAAATTGACTAATGCATCTGAAAAAGACAAGGAAAATATAAAAATCGCTTTAAAAAGAGTTGCGAACAAAATGGCTAATAAAATGATAATGCACCTTAAAAGTAACGCCTATTAA